The Oenanthe melanoleuca isolate GR-GAL-2019-014 chromosome 15, OMel1.0, whole genome shotgun sequence genome contains a region encoding:
- the DGCR8 gene encoding microprocessor complex subunit DGCR8: MENYENVPPLPKEPAREMNVENHTCRPPLPPNEQPPPPPLQTSSDAEVMDVGSGGDGQSDTPAGDTHSLCRTQLLTKGSACYKSRLIIDPNSSDQSPRTARHAPSVRKFTPDLKLLKDVKISVSFTESCKSKDRKVLYTGVEQDYKADTEFGINNVNGDLHVCPFGGSNGKAVGIGGESDDKKDDENDIDQEKRVEFAVLDELEDFTDNLMEIDEEGGGFTSKAIVQRDKVDEETLNFSYEDDFDNDVDALLEEGLRAPKTRRLDNEKYGGESDHQSDGETSVQPMMTKIKTVLKSRGRPPTEPLPDGWIMTFHNSGIPVYLHRESRVVTWSRPYFLGTGSIRKHDPPLSSIPCFHYKKMKENEEREQNNDITPNGEVSPVKHLDKSSELDCQTEEPDSTAADSGPLDDKDPSGGDAAQGALGQVKAKVEVCKDESVDLEDFRRYLEKRFDFEQVTVKKFRTWAERRQFNREMKRKQAESERPILPANQKLITLSVQDAPIKKEFVINPNGKSEVCILHEYMQRVLKVRPVYNFFECENPSEPFGASVIIDGVTYGAGTASSKKLAKNKAARATLEILIPDFVKQTSEEKPKDSQELEYFNHISIEDSRVYELTSKAGLLSPYQILHECLKRNHGMGDTSIKFEVIPGKNQKSEYVMTCGKHTVRGWCKNKRVGKQLASQKILQLLHPHVKNWGSLLRMYGRENSKLVKQETSDRSVIELQQYAKKNKPNLHILNKLQEEMKKLAQEREETRKKPKMTVVESAQPGSEPLCTVDV; the protein is encoded by the exons ATGGAGAACTATGAAAATGTACCACCCCTCCCTAAAGAACCTGCAAGAGAAATGAATGTGGAGAATCACACTTGTCGGCCACCTCTGCCGCCCAACGAACAGcctccaccacctcccctgCAAACGTCCAGTGACGCAGAGGTAATGGACGTTGGCTCTGGTGGTGATGGACAGTCAGATACCCCTGCTGGGGACACGCACAGTCTCTGCAGAACACAGCTGCTCACAAAGGGATCTGCCTGCTACAAAAGTCGTCTTATCATAGACCCCAACAGTAGTGACCAAAGCCCGAGAACTGCTCGTCACGCACCGTCAGTTCGAAAGTTCACCCCAGATCTTAAGTTACTGAAGGATGTGAAGATTAGTGTTAGCTTTACAGAAAGCTGCAAAAGCAAAGATAGGAAAGTTCTGTACACTGGAGTTGAGCAGGATTATAAGGCAGATACAGAGTTTGGTATTAATAATGTCAATGGGGATTTGCATGTTTGTCCTTTTGGTGGTAGTAATGGTAAAGCTGTAGGGATAGGGGGTGAAAGTGATGACAAGAAGGATGATGAAAATGATATTGATCAGGAAAAGAGAGTGGAATTTGCAGTTCTGGATGAGCTAGAAGACTTTACCGACAATTTGATGGAAATAGatgaagaaggaggagggtTCACATCTAAAGCAATCGTTCAAAGAGATAAAGTGGATGAAGAAACCTTGAATTTCTCATATGAG GATGACTTTGATAATGATGTGGATGCTCTGCTGGAAGAGGGTCTTCGAGCACCCAAAACAAGGAGACTAGATAATGAGAAATATGGTGGTGAAAGTGATCACCAGTCTGATGGAGAGACAAGCGTGCAGCCAATGATGACCAAAATTAAAACTGTACTGAAGA GTCGTGGCCGCCCTCCTACAGAACCTTTGCCAGATGGATGGATCATGACATTCCATAACTCGGGCATTCCTGTATATCTGCACAGAGAATCTAGAGTTGTTACCTGGTCTAGACCTTATTTTTTGGGAACAGGAAGCATAAGG AAACATGATCCTCCCCTTAGTAGCATTCCCTGctttcattacaaaaaaatgaaggaaaatgaggaaagggAGCAAAACAATGACATAACCCCAAATGGGGAAGTATCACCTGTAAAGCATCTAGATAAATCCTCTGAACTGGACTGCCAGACAGAAGAACCAGATTCCACTGCTGCTGATTCTGGACCTTTAGATGACAAAGACCCCTCTGGGGGAGATGCAGCACAAGGAGCTTTGGGACAAGTTAAGGCCAAAGTTGAAGTATGTAAAGATGAATCTGTAG ATCTGGAAGATTTTAGGCGCTACCTTGAAAAGCGTTTTGACTTCGAGCAAGTGACTGTAAAAAAATTCCGGACCTGGGCCGAGCGCCGCCAGTTCAACCGGGAGATGAAGCGCAAGCAGGCAGAGTCCGAGCGGCCCATCCTGCCTGCCAACCAGAAACTCATCACCCTGTCTGTGCAGGATGCACCCATAAAGAAAG AGTTTGTCATTAATCCCAATGGGAAGTCTGAAGTTTGCATCTTGCATGAATATATGCAGCGAGTCCTAAAGGTTCGCCCTGTTTACAATTTCTTTGAATGTG AGAACCCAAGTGAACCTTTTGGAGCCTCAGTGATTATAGATGGAGTAACTTATGGGGCAGGAACTGCCAGCAGCAAAAAACTTGCCAAGAATAAAGCtg CTCGAGCTACACTGGAAATCCTTATTCCTGACTTTGTTAAACAGACCTCTGAGGAGAAGCCCAAAGACAGTCAAGAACTTGAG TATTTTAACCATATCAGTATTGAGGACTCACGGGTATATGAACTCACCAGTAAAGCTGGACTCTTATCTCCATATCAGATTCTCCATGAGTGCCTTAAAAG AAACCACGGAATGGGTGATACATCTATAAAGTTTGAAGTGATTCCTGGGAAAAATCAGAAGAGTGAATATGTCATGACTTGTGGCAAGCACACAGTGCGAGGCTGGT gcaaaaataaaagagtggGGAAGCAACTGGCTTCTCAGAAAATCCTTCAGCTACTGCATCCACATGTGAAAAATTGGGGCTCTCTCTTGCGAATGTATGGCAGAGAGAATAGCAAGCTGGTTAAACAG GAAACCTCCGATAGAAGTGTGATAGAACTTCAGCAGTATGCCAAAAAGAACAAGCCAAATCTGCACATCCTGAACAAGCtacaggaagaaatgaaaaaactgGCACAGGAGAGA gAGGAAACCCGAAAGAAACCCAAGATGACAGTAGTGGAATCAGCTCAACCTGGTAGTGAACCTCTCTGTACTGTTGATGTTTAA